A DNA window from Buttiauxella agrestis contains the following coding sequences:
- a CDS encoding Bax inhibitor-1/YccA family protein: protein MDRFPRSNDTIVQQSRTGLQAYMAQVYGWMTCGLLLTAFIAWYAANTPAVMEFVFSSKITFFGLIIVQLGLVFVLSGMVHKLSAGMATSLFMLYSALTGLTLSSIFIVYTYSSIASTFVVAGGMFGAMSLYGYTTKRDLSGFGNMLFMALIGIVLASLVNMWLKSTALMWAVTYIGVIVFVGLTAYDTQKLKNIGEQIDTRDTQTMRKYSILGALTLYLDFINLFLMLLRIFGNRR, encoded by the coding sequence ATGGATCGATTCCCACGTTCCAATGACACCATCGTGCAGCAATCCCGTACCGGTTTGCAGGCATATATGGCACAAGTTTATGGCTGGATGACCTGCGGCCTGTTACTGACGGCATTTATCGCCTGGTACGCCGCAAATACGCCAGCGGTGATGGAATTTGTCTTTTCCAGCAAAATCACCTTCTTTGGGCTGATCATCGTGCAATTGGGGCTGGTGTTTGTGCTCTCTGGCATGGTGCATAAGCTCAGTGCGGGTATGGCAACCAGCCTGTTCATGCTCTATTCGGCACTGACGGGTCTGACGCTTTCCAGTATTTTTATCGTCTACACCTATTCGTCTATCGCCAGCACGTTCGTGGTTGCAGGCGGGATGTTTGGCGCGATGAGCCTGTACGGCTACACCACCAAACGCGACCTGAGCGGCTTTGGCAATATGCTGTTTATGGCGCTTATCGGTATTGTTTTAGCTTCACTGGTCAATATGTGGCTGAAAAGCACCGCGCTGATGTGGGCGGTGACGTACATCGGCGTCATCGTGTTTGTCGGTCTGACGGCCTACGACACGCAGAAGCTGAAAAACATCGGCGAGCAAATTGATACCCGCGATACACAAACCATGCGCAAGTATTCGATTCTTGGCGCATTGACGCTGTATCTCGACTTCATCAACTTGTTCTTGATGTTGCTGCGTATTTTCGGCAACCGCCGTTAA
- a CDS encoding ABC transporter permease: protein MSEHNQAVSWRRVRALCVKETRQIVRDPSSWLIAVVIPLLLLFIFGYGINLDSSRLRVGVLLEQQSEEALNFAHTITASPYIDPTISDNRQHLIQLMQAGKIRGLVVIPTDFAQNMARAGATAPVQVITDGSEPNTANFVQGYMEGIWQIWQQQRAEDRGEKFEPLIDVQLRYWFNPAAISQHFIIPGAVTIIMTVIGAILTSLVVAREWERGTMEALLSTQVTRTELLLCKLLPYYVLGMLAMLLCMLVSVFILGVPYRGSLLILFFVTSLFLLSTLGMGLLISTITRNQFNAAQVALNAAFLPSIMLSGFIFQIDSMPAIIRAVTYVIPARYFVSTLQSLFLAGNISTVLIINVLFLIASAVMFIGLTALKTKRRLD, encoded by the coding sequence ATGAGCGAACATAATCAGGCCGTTTCCTGGCGGCGCGTGCGCGCCCTGTGCGTGAAAGAAACTCGCCAGATCGTACGCGACCCCAGCAGTTGGTTAATTGCGGTGGTGATTCCGTTACTGCTGTTGTTTATTTTTGGCTACGGTATCAACCTGGACTCCAGCCGCCTGCGCGTTGGCGTATTGCTGGAACAGCAAAGCGAGGAAGCGCTGAATTTCGCCCACACCATTACCGCATCACCTTACATCGACCCGACCATTAGCGATAACCGTCAGCATCTTATTCAGTTGATGCAGGCGGGCAAAATTCGCGGTCTGGTGGTTATCCCAACCGACTTCGCGCAAAACATGGCACGCGCAGGTGCGACGGCTCCGGTGCAGGTTATTACCGATGGCAGCGAACCGAACACCGCCAACTTTGTGCAAGGTTACATGGAGGGTATCTGGCAAATATGGCAACAGCAACGCGCGGAAGACCGGGGCGAAAAATTTGAACCGCTGATCGACGTGCAGCTCCGTTATTGGTTTAACCCGGCGGCTATCAGCCAGCATTTTATTATCCCCGGCGCAGTCACCATCATTATGACGGTGATTGGCGCGATTCTGACTTCCCTGGTGGTGGCGCGGGAATGGGAGCGCGGCACCATGGAAGCGTTGCTCTCGACACAGGTCACACGCACCGAATTACTGCTGTGCAAACTCCTGCCCTATTACGTGCTCGGAATGCTGGCGATGCTGCTGTGTATGCTGGTGTCGGTGTTTATTCTCGGCGTGCCCTATCGCGGCTCGCTGCTGATTCTATTCTTTGTAACCAGCCTGTTTTTACTCAGCACATTGGGTATGGGGCTGTTGATTTCGACGATTACCCGCAACCAGTTTAATGCCGCCCAGGTGGCGCTCAACGCTGCATTCTTGCCGTCTATCATGTTGTCCGGCTTTATCTTCCAGATTGACAGTATGCCGGCGATTATCCGCGCGGTGACTTACGTGATTCCTGCCCGTTATTTTGTCAGCACGCTACAAAGTCTGTTTCTGGCGGGGAATATTTCGACTGTATTGATTATCAACGTGCTGTTTTTAATTGCTTCGGCGGTGATGTTTATCGGCCTGACGGCGTTAAAGACTAAACGCCGTCTCGACTAG
- the moaA gene encoding GTP 3',8-cyclase MoaA: MATQLTDAFARKFFYLRLSVTDVCNFRCNYCLPDGYKPHGVANKSFLNVDEIRRVTRAFAALGTEKVRLTGGEPSLRKDFTDIIAAVHENASIRQIAVTTNGYRLARDIQQWRDAGLTAVNVSVDSLDARQFHAITGQDKFRQVMDGIDAAFAAGFERVKVNTVLMRGVNHHELDTFLAWIKPRPIQLRFIELMETGDGGELFRKHHISGKTIRDQLLARGWVHQLRSRSDGPAQVFCHPDYAGEIGLIMPYEKDFCASCNRLRVSSVGNLHLCLFGEQGISLRDLLASDEQIDELEARIAEALTHKKQTHFLHDGDTGITQNLSYIGG; this comes from the coding sequence ATGGCTACCCAACTTACCGATGCATTCGCGCGTAAGTTTTTTTACCTGCGTTTGTCTGTTACCGACGTTTGCAATTTCCGTTGCAACTATTGCCTGCCGGATGGCTACAAGCCTCACGGTGTGGCGAACAAAAGTTTCCTCAACGTTGATGAAATTCGCCGCGTCACGCGCGCATTTGCCGCCCTGGGTACTGAAAAAGTCCGTCTGACCGGTGGCGAACCCTCTTTGCGTAAAGATTTCACCGACATCATTGCCGCCGTACATGAAAACGCCAGTATTCGCCAGATTGCGGTGACGACTAACGGCTATCGTCTGGCGCGTGATATCCAGCAATGGCGTGACGCCGGGCTGACCGCGGTGAATGTCAGCGTCGATAGCCTTGATGCTCGCCAGTTCCACGCTATTACCGGGCAGGATAAATTCCGCCAGGTAATGGATGGCATCGACGCTGCTTTTGCCGCGGGTTTCGAGCGTGTAAAAGTGAACACCGTCCTGATGCGTGGCGTAAACCACCACGAACTCGATACCTTCCTTGCGTGGATCAAACCGCGCCCGATTCAGCTGCGTTTCATTGAACTGATGGAAACCGGCGACGGCGGCGAGCTATTCCGCAAACATCATATCTCCGGCAAAACCATCCGCGACCAGTTACTGGCGCGTGGTTGGGTTCACCAGCTACGCAGCCGCAGCGATGGCCCGGCGCAGGTCTTCTGTCACCCCGATTACGCGGGTGAAATCGGCCTTATCATGCCGTATGAAAAAGACTTCTGCGCCAGCTGCAACCGCCTGCGTGTCTCATCGGTTGGAAATCTGCATCTATGTTTATTTGGCGAACAGGGCATTTCCCTGCGTGATTTGCTGGCAAGCGACGAGCAAATTGACGAACTTGAAGCGCGCATAGCCGAAGCGTTAACGCATAAAAAACAGACCCATTTCCTGCATGACGGTGATACCGGAATCACTCAAAACCTGTCTTATATTGGCGGGTAA
- a CDS encoding lysylphosphatidylglycerol synthase domain-containing protein: protein MSHSHPKWRKAKKILTWLFFIAVIVLLVVYATKVDWQEVWEVISNYNRLALFSAVGLVILSYLIYGCYDLLARSYCGHKLAKRQVMLVSFICYAFNLTLSTWVGGIGMRYRLYSRLGLPSATITRIFSLSISTNWLGYILLAGVIFTVGVVQLPDHWYIDETTLRILGAVLLAIIAVYLWFCAFAKHRHMTIRGQRLVLPSFKFALMQLVISSSNWMVMGAIIWLLLGQQVNYFFVLGVLLVSSIAGVIVHIPAGIGVLEAVFIALLAGEHVSNGTIIAALIAYRMLYFIAPLLLAIVCYLGLESRAKKIRVKNEKKQGENA, encoded by the coding sequence ATGTCGCACTCTCATCCTAAATGGCGCAAAGCAAAGAAAATCCTCACCTGGCTATTTTTTATCGCCGTTATCGTATTGCTGGTGGTGTATGCCACAAAGGTTGACTGGCAGGAGGTCTGGGAGGTTATTAGCAACTATAACCGCCTGGCGCTGTTTAGCGCGGTCGGACTGGTTATCCTGAGCTATCTGATTTACGGCTGTTACGACCTGCTGGCGCGCTCGTATTGTGGGCACAAACTCGCAAAACGACAGGTGATGCTAGTGTCGTTTATCTGCTATGCATTCAACCTTACGCTCAGTACCTGGGTGGGTGGCATTGGCATGCGCTATCGGCTTTATTCACGGCTTGGGCTACCCAGCGCCACAATCACGCGCATTTTCTCACTGAGTATTTCAACAAACTGGCTGGGTTACATTCTGCTGGCCGGGGTGATTTTTACCGTGGGTGTGGTGCAGTTACCGGATCACTGGTACATCGACGAAACCACGCTGCGGATTTTAGGTGCCGTATTGCTGGCAATTATTGCGGTTTATCTGTGGTTCTGCGCGTTTGCCAAACACCGTCATATGACGATTAGAGGCCAGCGCCTGGTGTTGCCATCGTTCAAATTTGCGCTGATGCAGCTCGTCATTTCCAGTAGTAACTGGATGGTGATGGGCGCAATTATTTGGCTGTTATTGGGTCAGCAGGTGAATTATTTCTTCGTGCTGGGCGTGCTGCTAGTGAGCAGTATCGCCGGAGTGATTGTGCATATCCCTGCCGGGATTGGCGTGCTGGAAGCCGTGTTTATCGCACTGCTTGCCGGGGAGCATGTCAGCAACGGCACCATTATTGCGGCACTGATTGCCTACCGAATGCTTTATTTTATCGCCCCGCTGCTGCTGGCGATTGTGTGCTATTTAGGGCTTGAGAGTCGGGCGAAGAAGATACGAGTGAAGAACGAGAAGAAGCAGGGAGAGAATGCGTAA
- the moaC gene encoding cyclic pyranopterin monophosphate synthase MoaC, whose protein sequence is MSQLTHINAAGEAHMVDVSAKAETVREARAEAFITMEAATLAMIIEGSHHKGDVFATARIAGIQAAKRTWDLIPLCHPLMLSKVEVNLAAEPEHNRVRIESVCRLTGKTGVEMEALTAASVAALTIYDMCKAVQKDMVIGPVRLLAKSGGKSGDFKVESKAQSEVVEHD, encoded by the coding sequence ATGTCGCAACTCACTCATATTAATGCCGCTGGCGAAGCGCACATGGTGGATGTTTCTGCCAAAGCAGAAACGGTACGCGAGGCGCGAGCAGAAGCGTTTATCACCATGGAAGCCGCTACGCTTGCCATGATTATTGAAGGCAGCCACCACAAAGGTGATGTGTTCGCCACGGCGCGTATTGCAGGTATTCAGGCGGCAAAACGCACCTGGGATTTGATTCCCCTTTGCCACCCGCTGATGCTCAGTAAAGTCGAAGTCAATTTAGCCGCCGAACCCGAGCACAACCGCGTGCGTATCGAATCTGTCTGCCGTCTGACCGGTAAAACCGGCGTGGAAATGGAAGCGCTGACTGCCGCATCGGTCGCAGCATTAACCATTTACGACATGTGCAAAGCGGTGCAGAAAGATATGGTGATTGGCCCGGTGCGTTTGCTGGCGAAAAGCGGCGGTAAGTCTGGCGACTTTAAGGTGGAAAGTAAGGCGCAGAGCGAGGTGGTTGAGCATGATTAA
- the moaE gene encoding molybdopterin synthase catalytic subunit MoaE translates to MENTRIRVSHENFNVGEEYQWLAQCDEDGAVVTFTGKVRNHNLGDSVSALTLEHYPGMTEKALAEIIEEARQRWPLQRVSVIHRIGELWPGDEIVFVGVTGAHRSSAFESAQFIMDYLKTRAPFWKREATADGDRWVEARETDKQAAKRW, encoded by the coding sequence ATGGAAAATACCCGAATTCGTGTTAGCCACGAAAACTTCAATGTTGGCGAAGAATACCAGTGGCTTGCGCAGTGCGATGAAGACGGTGCGGTAGTGACATTTACGGGCAAAGTGCGTAATCACAACCTTGGCGACAGTGTCAGCGCCTTAACGCTTGAGCACTATCCGGGGATGACGGAAAAAGCACTGGCGGAAATTATCGAAGAAGCTCGCCAGCGCTGGCCGCTGCAACGCGTTAGCGTGATTCATCGTATCGGCGAGTTGTGGCCTGGTGACGAAATCGTTTTTGTCGGCGTGACCGGCGCGCATCGCAGTTCTGCGTTTGAATCCGCACAATTCATCATGGATTATCTGAAAACGCGTGCGCCATTCTGGAAGCGTGAAGCCACGGCTGACGGGGATCGCTGGGTCGAAGCCCGCGAAACCGATAAGCAAGCTGCGAAACGCTGGTAA
- the yvcK gene encoding uridine diphosphate-N-acetylglucosamine-binding protein YvcK, producing the protein MRNRTFADLDRVVALGGGHGLGRVMSSLSSLGSRLTGIVTTTDNGGSTGRIRRSEGGIAWGDMRNCLNQLITEQSVASAMFEYRFGGNGELSGHNLGNLMLKALDHLSVRPLEAINLIRNLLKVDAFLIPMSEQPVDLMATDADGHFIYGEVNIDQLSSPPQELSLYPKAHATREAVQAIAEADLILIGPGSFYTSLMPILLLEDMDQALRRTPAPVVFIGNLGKELSTAAASLSLAQTLDVMEQRIGKRIVDAVVVGPQTDVSEITDRVVIQEPLEASDVRYRHDRHLLRQALEKAIQQLG; encoded by the coding sequence ATGCGCAATCGCACGTTTGCGGATTTGGACCGGGTGGTCGCCCTTGGCGGTGGGCACGGTCTGGGCAGGGTCATGTCATCCCTCTCCTCTTTGGGTTCCCGTTTAACCGGTATTGTTACCACCACCGATAACGGCGGTTCTACAGGGCGCATTCGACGCTCTGAAGGAGGCATCGCCTGGGGTGACATGCGCAACTGTTTAAATCAATTAATTACCGAACAAAGCGTTGCTTCAGCAATGTTTGAGTATCGTTTTGGCGGTAATGGTGAACTTTCAGGTCATAACCTCGGAAATTTGATGTTAAAGGCGCTGGATCACCTGAGCGTGCGGCCTTTAGAAGCCATCAATCTTATTCGCAACCTGCTTAAAGTGGACGCATTTCTGATTCCAATGTCCGAGCAGCCGGTAGATTTGATGGCAACGGATGCAGATGGCCATTTTATTTATGGTGAAGTGAATATTGACCAGCTTTCTTCGCCACCGCAGGAGCTGTCGTTATACCCGAAAGCCCACGCCACGCGTGAAGCAGTACAAGCGATTGCAGAAGCTGACCTGATTTTGATTGGCCCCGGCAGTTTCTACACCAGCCTAATGCCGATACTTTTGCTTGAGGATATGGACCAGGCGCTACGCCGCACCCCGGCCCCGGTCGTTTTCATTGGCAATCTGGGCAAGGAATTGAGCACCGCCGCAGCCAGCCTGTCACTTGCACAGACGCTGGACGTCATGGAACAGCGAATCGGTAAACGTATTGTTGATGCGGTGGTGGTTGGCCCGCAGACAGATGTCTCTGAGATTACAGACCGCGTGGTGATTCAGGAACCACTGGAGGCGAGTGACGTTCGGTATCGCCACGACAGGCATCTGCTTCGCCAGGCACTTGAAAAAGCTATTCAGCAACTCGGATAA
- the moaB gene encoding molybdenum cofactor biosynthesis protein B, translating to MSQVSSEFIPVHIAILTVSSRRGEEDDTSGHYLREAATEAGHHVVAKAIVKENRYAIRAQVSQWIADDEVQVVLINGGTGFTEGDQTPEALLPLFDREIEGFGEVFRMLSFEEIGTSTLQSRALAGMANKTLIFAMPGSTKACHTAWDNIIAPQLDARVRPCNFHPHLKK from the coding sequence ATGAGCCAGGTAAGCAGTGAATTTATCCCGGTACATATTGCTATTCTGACCGTTTCAAGCCGTCGCGGTGAAGAGGACGACACTTCAGGGCATTATCTGCGCGAAGCCGCCACTGAAGCGGGCCACCATGTGGTAGCCAAAGCTATCGTCAAAGAAAATCGCTACGCCATTCGCGCCCAGGTTTCCCAATGGATTGCTGATGATGAAGTGCAGGTGGTGTTGATTAACGGTGGCACGGGCTTCACTGAAGGCGACCAGACTCCCGAAGCGTTACTCCCATTGTTTGACCGGGAAATCGAAGGTTTCGGTGAAGTGTTTCGGATGCTCTCGTTTGAAGAGATCGGCACTTCTACGTTGCAATCACGTGCGCTTGCGGGAATGGCAAACAAGACACTGATTTTTGCCATGCCCGGTTCCACCAAAGCATGTCATACCGCGTGGGACAACATCATTGCGCCGCAACTGGATGCCCGCGTGCGCCCTTGCAATTTTCACCCTCATCTCAAGAAATAA
- a CDS encoding ABC transporter permease, whose product MFYRLWTLIRKELQSLLREPQTRAILILPVVLQVVLFPFAATLEVTNATIAIYNEDNGSHSVELTQRFARAKAFSHVLLLKSPQEIQPTIDNQKALLLIRFPADFSRDIASLQQAKLQIILDGRNSNSAQIAANYLQQIVKNYQQELVSGQPKPNNSELVVRNWYNPNLDYKWFVVPSLIAMITTIGVMIVTSLSVAREREQGTLDQLLVSPLATWQIFVGKAVPAQIVAIGQATIVLGVGIWGYHIPFSGSLLLFYFTMLIYGLSLVGFGLLISALCSTQQQAFIGVFVFMMPAILLSGYVSPVENMPVWLQNLTWANPIRHFTDITKQIYLKNASFDIVWGSVWPLLVIAATTGSAAYWMFRRKIA is encoded by the coding sequence ATGTTTTATCGACTCTGGACTTTAATTCGCAAAGAGCTGCAATCCCTGCTGCGCGAGCCGCAAACCCGCGCGATTTTGATTCTGCCCGTGGTGTTGCAGGTGGTGCTGTTCCCGTTTGCCGCCACACTTGAAGTTACCAACGCCACTATCGCGATTTATAACGAAGATAACGGCAGCCACTCGGTGGAGCTGACTCAACGTTTTGCACGCGCCAAAGCGTTTAGCCATGTGCTGTTACTAAAAAGCCCGCAGGAAATCCAGCCGACCATCGACAACCAAAAAGCACTGCTGCTGATTCGCTTCCCGGCCGATTTCTCACGTGATATCGCCAGCCTTCAACAAGCCAAACTGCAAATTATTCTCGATGGGCGTAATTCAAACAGTGCGCAAATTGCCGCAAATTACCTGCAACAGATTGTGAAGAATTACCAGCAGGAGCTGGTGTCCGGGCAGCCCAAACCGAATAACAGCGAACTGGTGGTCCGCAACTGGTATAACCCGAATCTGGATTACAAATGGTTCGTAGTGCCGTCATTGATTGCAATGATCACCACTATCGGCGTGATGATTGTGACGTCACTTTCGGTCGCCCGCGAACGCGAGCAAGGTACGCTTGATCAGCTGCTGGTTTCTCCGCTGGCAACCTGGCAAATCTTTGTTGGCAAAGCAGTGCCTGCGCAAATTGTGGCGATTGGCCAGGCAACCATTGTGCTGGGCGTGGGGATCTGGGGTTATCACATTCCGTTTTCCGGCTCGCTTTTGCTGTTTTACTTCACGATGCTGATTTACGGGTTGTCGCTGGTGGGATTTGGTTTGTTGATTTCAGCGCTGTGCTCAACGCAACAGCAGGCGTTTATCGGCGTGTTCGTCTTTATGATGCCAGCGATTTTGCTCTCGGGGTATGTTTCACCCGTAGAGAATATGCCGGTGTGGCTGCAAAACCTGACGTGGGCAAATCCGATTCGGCATTTCACCGATATCACCAAGCAGATTTATTTGAAGAACGCGAGTTTTGATATTGTCTGGGGAAGTGTGTGGCCGCTATTGGTTATCGCGGCCACCACGGGTTCAGCGGCGTACTGGATGTTTCGGCGCAAAATTGCCTGA
- the moaD gene encoding molybdopterin synthase sulfur carrier subunit: MINVLFFAQVRELVDCDRLQLDATFSDVEELRAELANRSERWALALESGKLLAAVNQTLVSFDSPLTDGDEVAFFPPVTGG; encoded by the coding sequence ATGATTAATGTTCTGTTTTTTGCTCAGGTGCGTGAGCTGGTCGATTGTGACCGTCTGCAACTGGACGCCACTTTTAGTGATGTCGAAGAGTTGCGTGCTGAACTGGCAAACAGAAGCGAGCGCTGGGCGTTGGCGCTGGAGTCTGGCAAATTGCTGGCTGCGGTCAACCAGACGCTGGTGAGTTTTGATAGCCCACTGACTGACGGTGACGAAGTCGCTTTCTTCCCGCCTGTTACCGGAGGCTAA
- the clsB gene encoding cardiolipin synthase ClsB has protein sequence MKNNWRDGNRISLLENGDQFFPAVFKAIEHARSKVLLETFIWFEDDVGKQLHKVLLDAAQRGVSIEVLLDGYGSPDLSDKFVEQLTTAGVLFRYYDPRPLVFGMRTNLFRRMHRKIVVVDGSVAFVGGINYSAEQMSDYGPEAKQDYSVKVEGPVVDDIYQYVISNLPGNDHKRQWWRRRRNPAQENLTPGEAQALFVWRDNDQHRDDIERYYLKMLSKAKREVIIANAYFFPGYRLLHAMRNASRRGVSVKLIVQGEPDMPIVKVGARLLYNYLVRSGVKIYEYHRRPLHGKVAIMDDHWATVGSSNLDPLSLSLNLEANLIIYDRTFNDTLRANLTSLIAKDCHPVVESMLPKRTWWNLGKSVLAFHFLRHFPAMVGWLPAHTPKLAQVMPPAQPHMETQDRVDMGNPVSASIESDAETENQGVKY, from the coding sequence ATGAAAAATAACTGGCGCGACGGGAACCGGATTTCATTGCTTGAAAACGGTGATCAGTTTTTCCCTGCGGTATTCAAAGCTATTGAACATGCGCGCAGCAAAGTGCTCCTCGAGACATTTATCTGGTTTGAAGACGATGTCGGCAAGCAGTTACATAAAGTCTTACTCGATGCGGCACAGCGCGGCGTTAGCATTGAAGTTCTGCTTGATGGCTACGGTTCACCCGATTTAAGCGACAAATTCGTAGAACAGCTGACAACGGCTGGGGTGCTATTCCGCTATTACGACCCTCGCCCATTGGTGTTTGGGATGCGCACTAATTTATTTCGCCGTATGCACCGAAAAATCGTGGTGGTTGACGGTTCGGTGGCGTTTGTCGGCGGGATTAACTATTCCGCAGAACAGATGAGCGATTACGGCCCGGAAGCCAAGCAGGATTATTCGGTAAAAGTCGAAGGGCCGGTGGTGGACGATATTTATCAGTATGTGATTTCTAACTTGCCGGGGAATGACCACAAGCGCCAGTGGTGGCGACGCCGCCGGAATCCTGCACAAGAAAACCTCACCCCTGGTGAAGCGCAGGCATTGTTTGTATGGCGTGATAACGACCAGCATCGTGATGATATTGAGCGTTATTATTTGAAAATGCTCAGTAAAGCCAAACGCGAAGTGATTATTGCTAACGCGTATTTCTTCCCTGGCTACAGGTTACTACATGCGATGCGTAACGCATCACGGCGCGGTGTTTCGGTGAAGCTCATCGTGCAAGGCGAGCCGGATATGCCGATAGTCAAAGTCGGTGCTCGTCTGCTGTACAACTACCTGGTGCGCTCCGGGGTGAAAATCTACGAATACCACCGCCGCCCGCTGCACGGCAAAGTCGCTATTATGGATGACCACTGGGCCACCGTCGGCTCCAGTAATCTTGACCCGCTGAGTTTGTCGCTAAACCTCGAAGCGAATCTGATTATTTACGACCGCACGTTTAATGACACGCTGCGTGCCAATCTGACCAGTTTGATTGCCAAAGACTGCCATCCGGTCGTTGAATCAATGCTGCCAAAACGAACCTGGTGGAATCTGGGTAAAAGCGTGCTGGCGTTCCACTTTTTGCGCCACTTCCCGGCCATGGTCGGCTGGTTGCCTGCACACACGCCCAAACTTGCGCAAGTCATGCCCCCGGCGCAGCCGCATATGGAAACTCAGGACAGAGTTGATATGGGGAATCCGGTTTCCGCCAGTATTGAGAGCGACGCTGAAACGGAAAACCAGGGAGTGAAATACTGA
- a CDS encoding YbhQ family protein, with translation MKWQQRVQVTTGLSCWQIMLHLGVVCALLVGWKTATLIPVGIGLCLLYAATVILMFALHRVRTGRLRDIGDFLEELTTTWYFGNAMIALWLLSRVVENKFLLVGAGIAMIAGPIIYSLLAKDKTSGNFAPKHPVRR, from the coding sequence ATGAAATGGCAACAACGTGTACAAGTGACGACAGGCCTAAGCTGCTGGCAGATAATGCTGCATCTGGGTGTGGTCTGTGCGCTGCTCGTTGGCTGGAAAACTGCAACCCTCATACCGGTCGGCATAGGGCTATGTTTGCTGTATGCAGCAACAGTGATTTTGATGTTCGCCCTGCACCGTGTGCGTACAGGGCGGTTACGTGATATCGGTGATTTTCTTGAAGAGCTGACCACCACCTGGTATTTCGGCAACGCGATGATTGCCCTGTGGTTGTTGTCACGCGTCGTCGAAAACAAGTTTCTGCTCGTTGGTGCGGGTATTGCGATGATTGCCGGGCCGATTATTTATTCGCTGCTCGCCAAAGATAAAACCTCAGGCAATTTTGCGCCGAAACATCCAGTACGCCGCTGA
- a CDS encoding endonuclease/exonuclease/phosphatase family protein, whose protein sequence is MGNKSQHFSFKVLTINTHKGFTALNRRFILPELRDAVRAVSADIVCLQEVMGAHEAHSVRFENWPETSHYEFLADTMWSDFAYGRNAVYPEGHHGNAVLSRFPIHHFENRDISVEGHEKRGMLHCQMNVPGKNVRVHVICVHLGLRDAHRQAQLNMLCQLVNNLPEGEPVVVAGDFNDWQQRANRQLKQTGLDEVFTRASGRPARTFPARFPLLRLDRIYVKNASASAPTALPLHQWRHLSDHAPLAVEIHL, encoded by the coding sequence ATGGGTAACAAGTCTCAGCACTTTTCCTTTAAAGTGCTCACAATTAATACACACAAAGGTTTCACCGCACTCAACCGGCGCTTTATTTTGCCGGAGTTGCGTGATGCGGTGCGCGCAGTTTCCGCCGATATCGTCTGCTTGCAAGAGGTCATGGGCGCCCACGAAGCGCATTCGGTGCGTTTTGAAAACTGGCCGGAAACCAGTCATTACGAGTTCCTCGCCGATACGATGTGGAGCGATTTTGCCTATGGCCGCAACGCGGTTTATCCCGAAGGGCATCACGGGAACGCGGTGCTGTCTCGCTTCCCTATCCATCATTTCGAAAATCGTGATATCTCGGTCGAAGGCCACGAAAAGCGCGGCATGCTGCATTGCCAGATGAATGTGCCGGGCAAAAATGTGCGCGTGCATGTGATTTGCGTGCATCTCGGTTTGCGTGATGCACACCGTCAGGCGCAGCTCAATATGCTGTGTCAGTTGGTGAATAATCTTCCGGAAGGCGAGCCGGTGGTGGTTGCCGGGGATTTCAATGACTGGCAGCAACGCGCCAACCGGCAATTAAAGCAAACGGGTTTGGATGAGGTGTTTACCCGCGCGTCAGGCCGTCCGGCTCGCACTTTCCCTGCCCGCTTCCCACTGCTGCGCCTGGACCGAATTTATGTGAAAAACGCTTCCGCGAGCGCACCAACCGCCCTGCCGTTGCATCAATGGCGGCATCTCTCGGACCATGCGCCCCTCGCCGTGGAGATTCATCTATGA